CAGCCCTTGAAGAAACTGACCGACGAGTTCCAGTCGCTTATCCGTGAGCAAAGGGCCTCGATGTTGGAGGTGATCAAGGACAACAGCGCCGAGGCGGCCTGCGTGCTGGCTGATCGCGACGTGCTGGTGGAGTACCGCATCTCCCCCCGGGAACTGGGCGCATTTAGACGAGGAGAGGTGCCGTCCTCCCGAGAGTGGACCAGCTTCTCGGAAGGGGAGCCCGGCGACTTCGTCATTGCCCTGCACATGAAGAACCCGCGCCTCAAGCAGCCGGTCGAGGCCACCATCATCGTCCCCATGGTGCGCTGGTGGGCCGCCTACAAGAGCGTCATTCGGCGCCTGGAGCGCAGGCTTTGAATCCGTTCAAGGCTTGCCGTGGGCCGGCCCCGAAATCGCCTGCGGGGCATGGGCGGCGGGCCCGGGGGAACCGGGAAGACTACTTCACTTTCAACCGCACCTTGCTTCCCCTTTTGGCCCCCAGCAGACGGGCGGCGGGCTGTTTCAGGGCGGCCAGTTCGAAGTAGCCGCTGCTGCCCACCAGGGATACCACCTCATTGGGTTGCGCCTCCGAGTAGTAGCGGCAATGGCGCCTGATCTCGGCCTCGCCCAGGTGGAAGGCGGCGGGGCTCGTCTGGCGCTCCACCAGCCGCGACACCTCCTGGGGACGCAGGTTGGTGATCACGTTGCCGAATTTGTCGATGTGCAGCACGATGCCTTCGACTTCATCGTCGGACACCTTGCGCGCCCCCGGCAGGGAAAGCCGCTTGTAGTCGTCCACTTCGGGTCCGAACTTGTCGATTTGAATGCCGTGGGCCAGCGATCCGGCCACGGGACCGAAGATGTCGCGTCCGTGGAAGGTTGGCGAGACCGGCTGACGGAAATAGTGTTCAGACTCGATGGAGACGACGCGGTTGACCTCTTCGCGCTGGTAGATGAGCGAAAGCACGCCGTTGTCGGGACCCACGAAATAGCAGTTCTCGGTGCTCACCACCAGGGCCCGGCGCGAGGAACCCACACCGGGATCGACCACCACCAGATGGATGGTGCGCGAAGGGAAGGTCCGGTAGGCGCTGTCCAGCGTGAACGCCGCCTCCAGCAAGTCGTGAGAGGCGATGTCGTGGCTGATGTCGACGATGCAGGCGTCGGGACAGGCGCTGAGGACGGCGCCTTTGACGGCCCCCACGTAGTACTCGCGGGTTCCGAAGTCGCTGAGGAAGGTCACGATGGGTTGACGCGTCATGCATCCAAAGATACGGCAGCCACGACTTATTGACCAGCCCCCGCAGCGCCGCAAATCGCGGAGAAAGGCGATTTCAGGCATACTGAGGGAGAGGAGGAAAAGACCATCGCCCACACCATTGACGGCAATTTGAAGGGCATCAAGACCTCTGAGCGCCGAGCTTTAGAGCGGACCTACCGTCGCCGTGTGCCTTCCCACCAGGTGGTGTCGCCCGAACTGGCTCGTCATCTCGCTTCCATCTCTCACCAACTGGGCCGCCAGGTGGGGGTTCTGCTGGCCCGCGACGGCACCGTGGAGAACGTCATCGTCGGTGACGCCTCCCAGTTGGAGATTCCCGAAATCGGACGTTTGCGCGGCGGCGTGGGACGTTTTCGCGGACTGCGTTTGGTGCATACCCACCTCAGGGGCGAAGACCTGACCGCCGACGACCTGAACGACCTGTGCCTGCTGCGCCTGGACCTGGTGGCCATGATCGAGGTGCTCGAGGACGGCGACGCGGGACGCATCGAGCTGGCCCATATTCTGCCGGGCCAGGACGACGAAGAAGAGCAGGGCGAGCCCTTCCGGCGTATCTCGGCCAAGAGCGTCTTCGATCTGGACTTCTATTTCGAGGCCGAAATTCTGGCCCTGGAGGACGAGTTCTCCAAGTTCGTGGGCAAGCCCGGCAAGACCAGGAAGGAAAGGGTCCTGATCGTCGCCCTCAGCCCTCAGGACGAACTCGTGCAGGAAACCATCGAACTGGTGCGCTCGGCGGGCGTGCAGATCACGGCGCTGCTGCGCCAGAAGAGGCGTCATCCCCATCCCAAGACGGGCGTGGGTGCGGGCAAGCTGCGGGAGATCGTGCTGGAGGGAATGAGGCGCCGGGCTGACGTGGCCATTTTCGATTGCGATCTTTCGCCGGCCCAGGCCAGGGCCTTCGAAGACGCCACCGGAATGAAGTGCGTTGACCGCACCCAGTTGATCCTCGACATCTTCGCCCAGCGGGCCCGCAGCCGCGACGGCAAGCTGCAGGTGGAACTGGCCCAGCTCAAGTACGACCTGCCCCGCCTGACGGAAAAGGACGCCGGGCTCTCGCGGCTGACGGGAGGCATCGGCGGACGGGGTCCGGGCGAAACGGTGATGGAAATCGGGCGGCGGCGCATCCGTGACCGCATCCGCCGGCTGGAGAAGAAGATCGATCAGCTTTCCAGGCAACGCGACCTGAGGCGGAGCCGCCGCCGCAAGGAAGGCCTTCCCGTGCTTTCCATCATCGGCTACACCAACGCCGGCAAGAGCACCCTGCTCAATGCCTTGACCGACAGCGACATCGAGGCCAAAGACCGCCTCTTCATGACTCTCGACCCCACCTCGCGGCGGCTGCGCTTCCCGCGCGAGCGGGAGGTGATCATTACCGACACGGTGGGATTCATCCGCGACCTCCCCGAAGACCTGGTGGCGGCCTTCAGGGCCACCCTGGAGGAACTCTCGGAAGCCGATCTGCTGCTGCACGTGGTGGATGCCTCCGACGAGTACCTGGAAGACAAGTACGAGGCCGTGGAGAGGCTGCTGGCCGACCTCGACCTCAACGAGGTTCCCTGCCTGACAGTGGTCAATAAATGCGACCTGGTGGACGATGAGCGGGCCGAAGCCGTCTCGCGGCGCTACCGGGGGGTGGCGGTTTCGGCCGTCCAGCGCCAGGGGCTGCGGGCCTTGCTTGAAGAGGCCGAGCAGCGCATCGACGCCGACCTCGATCCCGATCCCTCTCCCGCTGCCGTCGACTCCACCGCCAACAGCCCTGCTTGAAAGGTGGGAGGCGCATCCTTGCGCCCTCCTTCGCCAGGGCTATGAAGGGCTCCGCGACGAGTCAACGGTAGCGGCTGCCGAGAGGATTCTTGAATGGTGGAGGCCCATCCTTGCGGCGATCCCCACCAGAGTGGCCGGAGGCCTCCTAAGCTGACTCCTTTGTGAAACAGCCAGCCGACCGCCCCGGGGGCGGCCATCTTGCAGCACTGCCTCCATCGCCGCAAGGATGCGCCTCCCACGGGACTTGCTTTCACCTTGGTCCTTGGCCTCCTGCGGCTTGCTTCACTGGGCGGGGATCAGGTTTTCGTCTATGGGGAGGCGGAAGGCGGCGGCGTTGCGGTGGTCGCGCACCAGCAGGATGTCTCCCGCCAGTGCCGGCGGATTCCACATCTTGGCGCCCTCCAGGGCGCGGAAGCGCGCCAGCTCCACCAGGCGGCTGGAGTCGGGTCGGATGAGCACGACCTCCCCTCCCTCGGTGGTGGCCAGCAGCAGATCGCCGACCAGCAGCAATTGTCCGTGGCCATAGCGTCCGGCCTTCCACCGGCGGCTGCCGTCGCTGGGGTCGATACAGGTCATGATGCCGTCATCGAGCCCGTAAATGAAATCGTCGAAGAGGATCATGTTGGCGAACTTCGACTTGAGGCGGATGCTGCGGTAGGCGCGCGAAACCGTCCACTTCCCGGAACCGTCGGCCACCACCCGGAAGAGTTCGCTTCCCATCCCGTATCCTCCCGAAACCAGCACCAGTTCATCCGAAACCACCAAGGGCTGGGCGGCGCGCGGGGAGCTTCCTTCCAGCCTGGTCTCCCACAGCAGCGTACCGTCGGACGGCTCGTGTCCAGCCAGCGTGCCGGCGTTGCAGGCCAGTATCTGGCGTTTGCCGCCCAGCACGGCCAGGGCGGGGGAAGCGTAGGAGGGAGAGGCTGTCCCCGCCGCCCAGCGGAACTCCCCCGAGAGCTTGTCGAAGGCCGCCAGGGCCGAGCCTTGGCCTCCCGGGTTGACCACCACCAGGTCGTCCACGATGAGCGGGGAGGCGGCCCGCCCGTATTCCTGCGAAGAGGCGTTGGCGAATTCCTCCTCGATGTTGATTTGCCAGAGCAGCCGTCCGCTTTGAAAGTCGAGGCAGGTCAGCAGCCCGGTGGCGCCCAGCGTGTAGACCCGTCCCTGGTGCAAGGTGGGAGTGCTGCGGGGACCGGCTCCCGCCACGGGATTCTGGAAGGACACCCAGTCGCCGTGAGTCCAGAAGATCTTGCCGTTGCTCAGGTTGTAGGCCACCACCGTTTCCTGTTCGTCGCGCTGCTCCAGGGTGACGGCCACGCCGTTGACTACCGCGAATCCCGACCATCCGGCTCCGATGGGTTGGTTCCACAAAAGCTGAGGCGGCTGAGTTTCCCAGTCGGCCAGCAGTCCGCGGGCGGGAAGGCGGCCGTCGCGCTCAGGTCCGAGATACTGGGGAAAGTCGAAAGGACCGGGCTGAAAGTCGCCGATGCTTTCGCGGCTTCGCTCGGAGGCGGCGTCGGTTTCGCTCCAACGCCAGGCGAGTTGGGGCACCAGGTTTCCTGAAACGCCGTCATAACGGAACATGACGCCGGTCAGCAGGACCAGTCCGGCCAGCAGCCCCAGACCCTTGAAGCGGGTCCACCAGCGGACGCCCGAGAACAAGATCCACCACAGCAAGAGCGCCATCGATGCCAGGACCACGACAACCGCCGTAGACATGACACGGTCTTGTTGGCTGGGCATTTCGGCGATATTCCAGATCCAGGCCAGAAGTCCGGCTGCCAGGGCCAGCAGCAAGGCCGCCGGCCACCAGCGCAAACGCTTGGGGGACGAAGTCGGTGGCATGCGACCAGTTTACCCCATCGCTGCCGCACCTCGCTCTCCCGTCTCGATTAGTGGTAACGTATGCGGCGCTATGGACCAACCACGCTTTCTCAAGGCGTGTCGCCGCCGGCCGGTCGACCGCATTCCCGTCTGGATGATGCGCCAGGCCGGCCGCTACATGGCCGAGTACCGAGCCTTGCGCAAGCGATACGAAATGTTGGAGGTGTGCAAGACGCCGGAACTGGCCTTGCAGGTCACCATGCAGCCCATCAAGCGTTTCGACCTGGACGCAGCCATCATCTTCGCCGACATCCTGCTCCCTCTTGAAGGCATGGGCGTGCCCTTCGGGTTCGAGCCCAACCACGGTCCGGTCATTCACGATCCGGTCGACAGCCTGGAAAAGATCGATGCTGTGCAGGTGGCCGAGATCGAGGAGTCGCTGGGCTACGTGCTCGAGGCCATCCGTCTGGTGAGGGCCGAACTGGACGATTCCATCGCGCTGATCGGCTTCGCGGGGGCGCCTTTCACCCTGGCTTCCTACATGATCGAAGGCGGCGGGTCGCGCAATTACCTCACCACCAAGCGTCTCATGTTGACCCATCCGCGGGCCTGGCATCGGTTGATGGAAACGGTTTCCGAGACCACCTGGCGCTATCTGGCCGCTCAAGCCGAGGCCGGGGCCCAGGCCCTGCAGCTCTTCGACAGTTGGGTAGGCTGCCTTTCGCCCCGCGACTACGACGAGTTCGTTTTTCCTCATGTGCGCTCCATCTTCCAGCGCCTGCAGGACAAAGACGTCCCGCTCATCTATTTCGGGACCAATACCAGCACTTTGCTGCCGCGCATGAAGCAGAGCGGTTGCAGCGTGTTGGGCGTGGATTGGCGCCTGCCCCTCGAGCAGGCTTTCGAGCTGGCTGGAGACGAGTTGGCGGTGCAGGGCAACCTCGACCCTGCCGCCCTCTTCGCTCCCCGTCAGGCCCTCTTGCAGCAGGTCGAGGCCATCCTGCAAGAGAGTCGCGGACGCAGGGGCTACATCTTCAACCTCGGTCACGGGATTCTGCCCGGCACTCCGGTGGAGAACGTGGAGGCCGTGATCGACTACGTCCACGCCTCCGGCTCATGAGCGCTTCCTCCCCGAGTCCGCCCCAGGAGCGTGCTCCCCGGCGCATCGCCGTGGTGGGCGGAGGGATCAGCGGACTGTCGGCGGCCTACTTTCTCTCCCGCCCGCCCGGCGCGGCCCAAGTGACGGTCTTTGAAGCTTCCTCTCATTGGGGCGGCATTATCGTCACCGAAGAAGGCGGAGGATTCGTGATGGAGGGCGGCCCTGATTCCTTTCTGGCGGCCAAGCCCGAGGCGGCCGAACTGTGCCGTCAACTGGGCTTGCGGGACGAGCTGATGGAGACGCGTCCCAGCCATCGGCGCTCCTATACCTGGTGGGAGGGGAGCTTTTATCCGCTGCCCACCGGCATTCTCAATCCCCCCATCAGGCTCCGGGAGCTGGCCGGCAGTCCGCTGCTCAGCCCGCAAGGACGTGAGCGGGCGGCCCGCGAGCCCGAGATTCCCGCCGGGGGCGGAGAGGACGAGTCGGTGGGCGATTTCTTCCACAGGCGCTTCGGAAGGGAAGTCGTCCGCCGCATCGCCGAACCGCTGCTGGCCGGCGTCTTCGGCGGAGGCGTGGACGAGATCAGCATGCAAGCCGCCTTTCCCCGCCTCTGCCGTTACGAGCAGCTTCACGGCTGCCTGTGCCTGCGGGACACTTCCGACCAAGCCGCCGAGTCCCGGGAGGCCGCGCCCTCCAGCCCGTTCCTGACCCTGCGCGGAGGTCTGGCCACGCTGGTCGAAGCCTTGCTGCGCGATTGCCGCCGCTCGGGGGTAGAGCTGCGCTCAGGCCGGCCCGTGCAAGCCCTCCGGCCTGCCCGCCGAGAGTCGCCCCCGGCGCCCTTCCTTCTCGATCTCGAAGAAGGGGAGGAAGCGTTCGACGCGGTGGTGATGGCCCTGCCCGCTCCCGCCTCGGCCAAACTCTTGGCGCCGGCCTGGCCCGACCTGGCCGACGCTCTGGCCTCGGTCGACTACTCGCCCGCCGTCCTGGGCGCGTTGGCCTACAGCGGCGAGGTGCCGCAAGGACGGCCCGGAAGCGGCTTCATCATCCCTCCCTCGGCGGGACGCGACCTGCTGGCCTGCACCTGGGTGCATCAGAAGTGGCGCCGGCGCGCTCCCCGGGGACATTCGCTGCTGCGCGGCTACCTGGCCGGAGAGCCCGCCCGCAGGATGCTGCAGGCCGAGGACGCGAAGGTGATCTCGCTGCTCCGGCGCGAGTTTCTCGATCTCATGGACGTCCGCCAGGACCCGGTCTTGAGCCGTGTCTGGAAGCTGCCCCAGGCGCTTCCCGTCTATCGCCTGGGGCACCGCTCCCGCATGGCGGCGCTGAAAAAAGGCCTGCAGGAGGTGAAGGGTTTGACCTGCATCGGCAATTATCTGGACGGCGTGGGCCTTCCCGACTGCATCCGTCAAGCCCGCCAAGCCGCGCGGGCACTGGCCTCGGATGCATCCTGAGAGGACGCTACAGTACCAACGCCTATCGCTTTTTGTGTTAAAATTGAGTGCTGTCGTTGCAATTCGTCCGAAATCCTTCTAGCTCGCGGAAGTGATTTTTCGGGGTCCATTTTTAAACGCTTTGACAGGGTTTCCCATCTACATGGGGTGAGGCAGAGAAGGTATGAAACGAATCGGACTTGCATGGATGGCGGCTTTGACCCTGGCCTGGGCGGCGCCCGCGCTGGCGGCGGCCGACGATTGCGGCGGCTTGGCCGCCAATCTCGATTTGCCGGTCAAGGCCAAGACCACGGGCAAACCCAAACACATCCGTTGGGGCTTGGTCAACAAAGTGGTCCATGAAGTCCGGGAAGCGGCCCGGGAACGAGGTTGCCGCCTCACCTTCGGGCAGGTTTTCGCTCCCAAAAAGGGCGACGTCTACTTCCCTCTGCTGGACAGCGTGTTGCGCACCGCTCCCGAAGAGGAGTTGGTGGGCGTAAGCGTGCACTACGCCGAGGACGGCGAACGGGTGGGAGCCTATTCCAACCGGGTCGTTTTCGAGAAGACCGCTTATACGCAGTACTACTTCCAATTCACGGGGCCCGAAGGCGACTTGAGGGCCGCCAACCGCAACTTGATCGACATCGCTTCCAACCGGCCTCTCTACGTGGTTCCCTGGAGCGAGATCAAAGACAAGGCGCTGGTGGCCCCTACGCCGTCGGAAAGATGATTATGGGGGGAGTCGCAGCATATCGGGGCGGAAAGAGGACGGCGTGGGTCAGGTGCGTCCTGTGTCTGCTGGCGGGGGGCCTGTTGTGCTCTTCGCTGTGGGCGGCTCCCCAGGACCCTTCCCAGGCGCCCTCACAGTCCCAGAGTTCGAACGCGGGCGCCGATGATCCCGCCAGCAAGACCTACCAAGCAGCCTACCGCAACGGCTTCGAGAAGGGACTCTTCGAAGGCGGCTCCGACCGGCGCAACGACAAAGCCTACAACCTGCGGGACAATAAGGTCTATCGCCAGGCCAAGAGCGGCTATGTCGAGGGAGAGCACGACCCCGACGTCTACTATTCGGCCTTTCGGCGAGGCTTCAGGGAGGGTTACGAGAAGGGCTTCCGTCCACCGGCGGCCGCCGACGAGCCGACCCCTCGCCCGCGTCCGCTGGAGCCCGCGGTGCGGGCCAAGGACAGCGGCCCGGAAGAATTCGTCCTCAACGCCGGCATGGAAATAGCGGTCAAGTTGCTCGACACCCTGAGTACGCGGCGCAACGAGCGCGGAGATGTCTTCTTGGTTGAAGCCGTCAACGACATTCACTCGCGGGGACGCCTGGTGATTCCCCAGGGGACGCCCATGCAGGGCAGCGTGGCCTGGGTCAAGCGTCCAGGGCGTATCAAGGGCGAGGCCGAGTTGAAGTTGCGGTTCGAAGAGATCCTTTACGGCGAAGGAAAAAGCGTGCCCATCAGCGCCTCGCTGGTCTCGGTGGCCAAGGACGGCAAGAAGATCAAGGACGGCGAAGGCACCGTAGCCGGAGGCGGAGGCAACGACGCCAAGACGGTGGGCGCCAGCGCCGGCGTGGGCGTGCTCATCGGCATCCTCACGGGCGGCAAACGGGGCGGCGTTATCGGGGCCGGCGCCGGAGCGGCGGTAGGACTGGGCGGCGTCTTGATCCGCCGCGGACCCGATTTGACGCTGGAATCCGAAACCATCCTGGTCATTCGCTTCGACCGGCCCGCCACCGTACCCTTGCCATCCCCCCAGGCCGACTGAGGCCGCGCGTTTGCCCCGCCCCCTTCACAGAGCCGCCTGCGATCGGCTATCCTTTGACCTCGCGCCCTCTCGCTGCTACTCTGCGGCATTACGTCCGCGAGGGGGAGTTATGTCTGAAAAGATCTACGTCTTCGATACGACATTGCGCGACGGCGAGCAGTCTCCCGGCTGCTCCATGAACCTGGAAGAAAAGCTCAAGATGGCCCGTCAGCTTGAGAGGCTGAACGTGGATGTCATCGAGGCCGGCTTTCCCATCGCCTCTCAGGGCGACTTCGAAGCCGTCAGGGCCATTGCGGCTGAGATCCGCCGGCCTGCCATCGCGGGTTTGTGCCGGGCCAACCCCAAGGACATCGAGCGGGCCTGGGAGGCCCTCAAGAACGCCGCCAAGCCGCGTATCCACACCTTCATTGCCACCTCTGACATCCATCTCCAGCACAAACTGCGCAAGACGCGCCAGGAGGTCCTCAAACAGGC
This genomic stretch from Acidobacteriota bacterium harbors:
- a CDS encoding helix-turn-helix transcriptional regulator; this translates as MTLGSYLRLRREEAGLTAWQVAKSSQSFDKAHRISQSYLSEIENNGKMPSPLKLLTLARLYGITLAEIFQVLGASDELTGVVLNSSSAERLLYPDFESRGIHRQIEDLIRAGLSQPLKKLTDEFQSLIREQRASMLEVIKDNSAEAACVLADRDVLVEYRISPRELGAFRRGEVPSSREWTSFSEGEPGDFVIALHMKNPRLKQPVEATIIVPMVRWWAAYKSVIRRLERRL
- the hemE gene encoding uroporphyrinogen decarboxylase; translated protein: MDQPRFLKACRRRPVDRIPVWMMRQAGRYMAEYRALRKRYEMLEVCKTPELALQVTMQPIKRFDLDAAIIFADILLPLEGMGVPFGFEPNHGPVIHDPVDSLEKIDAVQVAEIEESLGYVLEAIRLVRAELDDSIALIGFAGAPFTLASYMIEGGGSRNYLTTKRLMLTHPRAWHRLMETVSETTWRYLAAQAEAGAQALQLFDSWVGCLSPRDYDEFVFPHVRSIFQRLQDKDVPLIYFGTNTSTLLPRMKQSGCSVLGVDWRLPLEQAFELAGDELAVQGNLDPAALFAPRQALLQQVEAILQESRGRRGYIFNLGHGILPGTPVENVEAVIDYVHASGS
- a CDS encoding SAM-dependent chlorinase/fluorinase encodes the protein MTRQPIVTFLSDFGTREYYVGAVKGAVLSACPDACIVDISHDIASHDLLEAAFTLDSAYRTFPSRTIHLVVVDPGVGSSRRALVVSTENCYFVGPDNGVLSLIYQREEVNRVVSIESEHYFRQPVSPTFHGRDIFGPVAGSLAHGIQIDKFGPEVDDYKRLSLPGARKVSDDEVEGIVLHIDKFGNVITNLRPQEVSRLVERQTSPAAFHLGEAEIRRHCRYYSEAQPNEVVSLVGSSGYFELAALKQPAARLLGAKRGSKVRLKVK
- the hemG gene encoding protoporphyrinogen oxidase, translating into MSASSPSPPQERAPRRIAVVGGGISGLSAAYFLSRPPGAAQVTVFEASSHWGGIIVTEEGGGFVMEGGPDSFLAAKPEAAELCRQLGLRDELMETRPSHRRSYTWWEGSFYPLPTGILNPPIRLRELAGSPLLSPQGRERAAREPEIPAGGGEDESVGDFFHRRFGREVVRRIAEPLLAGVFGGGVDEISMQAAFPRLCRYEQLHGCLCLRDTSDQAAESREAAPSSPFLTLRGGLATLVEALLRDCRRSGVELRSGRPVQALRPARRESPPAPFLLDLEEGEEAFDAVVMALPAPASAKLLAPAWPDLADALASVDYSPAVLGALAYSGEVPQGRPGSGFIIPPSAGRDLLACTWVHQKWRRRAPRGHSLLRGYLAGEPARRMLQAEDAKVISLLRREFLDLMDVRQDPVLSRVWKLPQALPVYRLGHRSRMAALKKGLQEVKGLTCIGNYLDGVGLPDCIRQARQAARALASDAS
- a CDS encoding PQQ-binding-like beta-propeller repeat protein codes for the protein MPPTSSPKRLRWWPAALLLALAAGLLAWIWNIAEMPSQQDRVMSTAVVVVLASMALLLWWILFSGVRWWTRFKGLGLLAGLVLLTGVMFRYDGVSGNLVPQLAWRWSETDAASERSRESIGDFQPGPFDFPQYLGPERDGRLPARGLLADWETQPPQLLWNQPIGAGWSGFAVVNGVAVTLEQRDEQETVVAYNLSNGKIFWTHGDWVSFQNPVAGAGPRSTPTLHQGRVYTLGATGLLTCLDFQSGRLLWQINIEEEFANASSQEYGRAASPLIVDDLVVVNPGGQGSALAAFDKLSGEFRWAAGTASPSYASPALAVLGGKRQILACNAGTLAGHEPSDGTLLWETRLEGSSPRAAQPLVVSDELVLVSGGYGMGSELFRVVADGSGKWTVSRAYRSIRLKSKFANMILFDDFIYGLDDGIMTCIDPSDGSRRWKAGRYGHGQLLLVGDLLLATTEGGEVVLIRPDSSRLVELARFRALEGAKMWNPPALAGDILLVRDHRNAAAFRLPIDENLIPAQ
- the hflX gene encoding GTPase HflX; translated protein: MKGIKTSERRALERTYRRRVPSHQVVSPELARHLASISHQLGRQVGVLLARDGTVENVIVGDASQLEIPEIGRLRGGVGRFRGLRLVHTHLRGEDLTADDLNDLCLLRLDLVAMIEVLEDGDAGRIELAHILPGQDDEEEQGEPFRRISAKSVFDLDFYFEAEILALEDEFSKFVGKPGKTRKERVLIVALSPQDELVQETIELVRSAGVQITALLRQKRRHPHPKTGVGAGKLREIVLEGMRRRADVAIFDCDLSPAQARAFEDATGMKCVDRTQLILDIFAQRARSRDGKLQVELAQLKYDLPRLTEKDAGLSRLTGGIGGRGPGETVMEIGRRRIRDRIRRLEKKIDQLSRQRDLRRSRRRKEGLPVLSIIGYTNAGKSTLLNALTDSDIEAKDRLFMTLDPTSRRLRFPREREVIITDTVGFIRDLPEDLVAAFRATLEELSEADLLLHVVDASDEYLEDKYEAVERLLADLDLNEVPCLTVVNKCDLVDDERAEAVSRRYRGVAVSAVQRQGLRALLEEAEQRIDADLDPDPSPAAVDSTANSPA